Genomic DNA from Lutibacter sp. A80:
ACAGTTAGTCCCATCATTATAAAGCCCTACAAATTTACCCTCAATATTTTTTTTAGAATTTAGGGTTTTCATTTTCCCATTAAAATTTATATAGCAAAAATCGTAATCAGAAACTTCAGATTTAGTATAAATAATTCCTACTTCTTTAAACGAAAGTAAATTGTTTTTTGAATTATATTCACCAACTATGTTTGATTTAGTTTCGTGCTCGCCGCCAATATCGGTAATTGAATAACCAGAAATAAAGTTATCGTTTTCTACCAAATTTAATTGGTAAGATATAAAAGATGAGTCATTTAGTTTTATAACGCCTAAATATTCTTGTTCTTGCTGTGCAAAAATGATTTTGCTAACAAGCAAAAAGGTTAAAATAACAATAAAGTGGCTGTTTTTTTTAAACATTTTTCATTAGATTTGAGCACAAATTTAAAATTAAAAGTTATGAAATTAAAAATTATTTTATCTTTAGTAGCTCTATTATTAGTTACAAGTTTTAGCTATGCTTCTTTTCCTGTTAAAAGAACTGTTACAACAAATGCGACAGAAATTTCAAACGATTCAAGTTCAGAGGCATTAGTATCACCAGCTGCTGCAAGTTCTCAAAAAAGTCAAGGAATAGCATTGTTATTAGGTATCTTTTTAGGTGGTTTAGCAGGGCATAAATGGTATTTAGGAAACCCTTGGTATATTAATGTGCTTTTTATAGTAACATTAGGAGGTTTTGGAGTATGGTGGGTAATTGATATGATTAGAATTATTACTGGTGATTATCAACCACATAATGGAAGCTATAAAGCAGATTTCTTTTAGAAATTAGCAAATTTTATAAAAAAAAGAGAAGCAACTAGCTTCTCTTTTTTTATAAATAATTATTTTAAATATTTGTAATTTACAATTTTACTTAAGTAATGAAAGCAACTTACCATAAATATATTTTAAATTTTAAACAGGCTAGTGGCACATCTAGAGGGATTTTAAAAACGAAGGAAACTTTTTTTTTAAAATTAGTAGATAAAGATAAAATTGGTTTTGGAGAATGTGGTTTATTTAGAGGTTTAAGTATAGATGATAGACCAGATTATGAAGAAAAACTAAACTGGCTTTGTAAAAATATTAATAAAAATAGTGATGAATTATTAGCCGAATTAATAGAATTCCCTTCTATTCAATTTGGTTTAGAACAAGCTTTTTTATCATTAAAAAGTGAAAATACGTTTCAATTATTTCCTTCTAAATTTACAGAAACTAAAGAAGCTATAAATATTAATGGTTTAATTTGGATGGGAAGTGAAACTTTTATGAAACAACAAATTGAAGACAAATTAAAAGCAGGATTTTCAACAATAAAAATGAAAATAGGAGCTATTGATTTTGAAACAGAACTGTCTTTGTTAAAAAGAATTCGTAAAGATTTTTCTTCAAAAGAAATAGAATTAAGGGTTGATGCTAATGGCGCATTTAAACCAAAAGAAGCTTTAGAAAAATTAAAATACCTTTCTGAATTTGAAATTCATTCAATTGAACAACCAATTAAACAAGGTCAAATTAATGAAATGGCAGAATTATGTTTAAAAACACCATTGCCAATTGCTTTAGATGAAGAATTAATAGGTGTTTTTAATGTAACTAAAAAGCAAGAATTGCTACAAATAATTAATCCACAATATATAATTTTAAAACCGAGTTTAGTAGGTGGCTTTAAAGG
This window encodes:
- a CDS encoding TM2 domain-containing protein, which translates into the protein MKLKIILSLVALLLVTSFSYASFPVKRTVTTNATEISNDSSSEALVSPAAASSQKSQGIALLLGIFLGGLAGHKWYLGNPWYINVLFIVTLGGFGVWWVIDMIRIITGDYQPHNGSYKADFF
- a CDS encoding o-succinylbenzoate synthase, with protein sequence MKATYHKYILNFKQASGTSRGILKTKETFFLKLVDKDKIGFGECGLFRGLSIDDRPDYEEKLNWLCKNINKNSDELLAELIEFPSIQFGLEQAFLSLKSENTFQLFPSKFTETKEAININGLIWMGSETFMKQQIEDKLKAGFSTIKMKIGAIDFETELSLLKRIRKDFSSKEIELRVDANGAFKPKEALEKLKYLSEFEIHSIEQPIKQGQINEMAELCLKTPLPIALDEELIGVFNVTKKQELLQIINPQYIILKPSLVGGFKGSEQWIQLAEKQQIGWWITSALESNIGLNAIAQWTFTLNSKIPQGLGTGSLFTNNFNSPLEVKNGHLHYNLTKNWKVNL